The Anaerolineae bacterium genome includes a window with the following:
- a CDS encoding fatty acid hydroxylase — protein sequence MNSLPADTRRDSESIRLFESDFLEFFTHISPVTVLVMWVPVTILLLADAAANAPATGFPWYILVAVILGWALWTLTEYTLHRFLFHYKPRTPRLERLFFLFHGVHHAQPQDKTRLVMPLPVSIPLALLFYGLFYLVVAELLKAPLWVNPLMAGFVFGYLCYDMIHYATHHFPMRSRVARFLKRYHMMHHYKDPDTRFGVSVPIWDYVFGTVGQGR from the coding sequence ATGAACTCCCTACCCGCCGATACCCGCCGCGATTCCGAATCGATCCGCCTCTTTGAATCCGATTTCCTGGAATTCTTCACGCATATCAGTCCGGTGACCGTCCTGGTGATGTGGGTGCCGGTGACGATTCTGTTGCTGGCCGACGCGGCAGCCAATGCGCCGGCGACTGGCTTTCCATGGTACATCCTGGTAGCGGTGATTCTTGGCTGGGCGCTGTGGACGCTGACGGAGTACACCCTGCACCGCTTCCTGTTTCATTACAAGCCGCGCACGCCACGGTTGGAGCGTCTCTTCTTCCTGTTTCATGGCGTGCACCATGCCCAGCCACAGGATAAAACGCGCCTGGTTATGCCCCTTCCGGTCAGCATCCCGCTGGCCCTGCTATTCTACGGGTTGTTCTACCTGGTGGTGGCGGAACTGCTCAAAGCTCCGCTGTGGGTGAATCCGCTGATGGCGGGATTTGTTTTCGGTTATCTGTGTTACGACATGATCCATTACGCGACCCACCACTTCCCCATGCGCTCGCGGGTGGCCAGGTTTCTCAAGCGCTACCACATGATGCACCACTACAAAGACCCGGACACGCGCTTTGGCGTCAGCGTGCCCATCTGGGACTATGTTTTTGGGACGGTAGGGCAGGGGCGCTGA
- a CDS encoding monovalent cation/H(+) antiporter subunit G produces the protein MSETLSALLMIIGSVFIVIAAIGLVRMPDVFMRMSASAKGATLGVGATLLAAAVFFGDLTVSAQALATVVFVMLTTPVATHMIARAAYFNGTPLWANTVVDQLCDRYDRRTHRLQSRRCDSSEADGSTPAIEAGARTR, from the coding sequence ATCAGTGAAACCCTGAGCGCGCTGCTCATGATCATCGGGTCGGTCTTCATTGTCATCGCGGCGATCGGGCTGGTGCGGATGCCGGATGTCTTCATGCGCATGTCCGCCAGCGCCAAAGGGGCAACCCTGGGCGTCGGCGCGACGTTGCTGGCAGCAGCGGTTTTCTTTGGCGACCTGACCGTATCCGCGCAGGCCCTGGCGACCGTGGTGTTCGTCATGCTGACCACGCCGGTCGCCACCCATATGATCGCCCGCGCTGCCTACTTCAACGGTACCCCCCTGTGGGCCAACACGGTCGTTGACCAGCTATGCGACCGGTACGATCGGCGTACCCACCGTCTGCAAAGCCGCCGCTGCGACTCCTCCGAGGCAGATGGGAGTACGCCTGCTATTGAAGCGGGAGCGCGTACCCGCTGA
- a CDS encoding cation:proton antiporter: protein MNLSLLALLISLPLLVGAMLLAFFRLLRGPSLPDRVVALDFLSLIGISVTAVYAIATNVSLMLDVALVIALLSFLGTVAFAYYIERSTLRDQ, encoded by the coding sequence ATGAACCTGAGTCTACTGGCCCTGCTAATCAGCCTGCCGCTACTGGTTGGCGCGATGTTGCTGGCCTTCTTCCGACTGTTGCGCGGCCCCAGCCTGCCGGACCGCGTTGTGGCGCTGGACTTCCTTTCCCTGATCGGAATCAGTGTGACCGCCGTCTACGCCATCGCCACCAATGTATCCCTGATGCTGGATGTGGCGCTGGTGATCGCCCTGCTCTCCTTCCTGGGGACGGTGGCCTTCGCCTACTACATTGAAAGGAGCACCCTCCGTGATCAGTGA
- a CDS encoding Na+/H+ antiporter subunit E, with translation MTTFLLNILLALAWIALTGQFTASNLAIGFGLGYLILWLTRRSDERPVYFHKFWLAIRFAGFFLTELLLANLRMAYYVLKPRYDMRPGVIAVPLELTSDLQITLLANLLTLTPGTLSLDISDDRSELYVHVIHIESVETFRAEIKNGFERRIKELFA, from the coding sequence GTGACCACTTTTCTGCTCAATATCCTGCTGGCCCTGGCCTGGATCGCCCTGACCGGGCAGTTCACTGCGAGCAATCTGGCGATCGGTTTCGGGCTGGGCTACCTGATTCTGTGGCTGACACGCCGCAGCGATGAGCGCCCGGTGTACTTCCACAAATTCTGGCTGGCTATCCGCTTTGCCGGATTCTTCCTGACCGAGTTACTGCTGGCCAATCTGCGGATGGCCTATTACGTGCTCAAGCCACGCTACGACATGCGGCCCGGTGTGATCGCTGTCCCGCTGGAGCTGACATCCGACCTGCAGATCACGTTGCTGGCCAACCTGCTGACGCTGACCCCTGGCACACTCTCGCTGGATATCTCCGATGACCGGAGCGAACTCTACGTGCATGTCATTCACATCGAGAGCGTGGAAACCTTCCGGGCGGAAATCAAGAACGGTTTCGAACGCCGGATCAAGGAGTTGTTCGCATGA
- a CDS encoding Na+/H+ antiporter subunit D yields the protein MHHLLVLPILIPLIAAGAALLAWRQRRMQRWLGLAGAAGLLVVAVLLLISVVNDGILALQIGDWPAPFGITLAADLFSAVMVTVTGLMGAVVMVYSLVSMDPARESFGYYPLLLILLMGVSGAFLTGDLFNLYVWFEVLLIASFVLLVLGGERAQLAGAIKYFTLNLIASALFLSAVGILYSVAGTLNLADLAVQLPRLGQSGLITVLAMLFLVAFGIKAAIFPLFFWLPDSYHTPPLPVTTIFAALLTKVGVYALIRTFTLLFTQDIAYTHTLLLVLAGLTMVTGVLGAVAQMEMRRLLSFHIISQIGYLLLGLGLYTPLALAATLVFMVHVIITKSALFLVSGIVHRLQGTYHLKQLGGLYQSHLGVALLFLLPALSLAGLPPLSGFWAKFALVRAGLEAGQYAITAVGLGVSILTLFSMTKIWTEAFWKPRTVQEPIHVLQGRERLLYFLPALTLVGLTVLLGMLAEPIFTLATAAAQQLIDPSAYIQTVLGGAL from the coding sequence ATGCATCACCTTCTTGTCCTTCCGATCCTTATTCCGCTGATCGCGGCGGGCGCGGCGTTGCTGGCCTGGCGGCAACGCCGGATGCAACGCTGGCTGGGTCTCGCCGGCGCCGCTGGCCTGCTGGTGGTAGCAGTGCTGCTCCTGATCAGTGTAGTCAACGATGGAATCCTTGCCCTGCAGATCGGCGATTGGCCTGCGCCATTCGGCATCACGCTGGCAGCCGATCTGTTCAGCGCGGTCATGGTCACCGTGACCGGCCTGATGGGGGCGGTGGTCATGGTGTATTCACTGGTCAGTATGGACCCTGCCCGCGAATCGTTTGGCTACTACCCCTTGTTGTTGATCCTGCTGATGGGTGTTAGCGGGGCCTTTCTGACCGGCGACCTGTTCAACCTGTATGTGTGGTTTGAGGTGCTGCTGATTGCGTCGTTTGTGCTGCTGGTGCTGGGCGGCGAACGGGCGCAACTGGCCGGAGCGATCAAGTACTTCACCCTGAACCTGATCGCATCCGCGCTGTTCCTGAGCGCGGTGGGCATCCTGTATAGCGTGGCTGGCACGCTCAACCTGGCTGACCTGGCTGTACAACTCCCGCGTCTGGGTCAGTCAGGGCTGATCACCGTGCTGGCGATGCTGTTCCTGGTTGCTTTCGGGATCAAGGCCGCGATCTTCCCGCTGTTCTTCTGGCTGCCTGATTCGTACCATACGCCGCCATTGCCGGTGACGACCATCTTTGCCGCCCTGCTCACCAAAGTCGGCGTCTACGCCCTGATCCGCACCTTCACCCTGCTCTTCACCCAGGACATCGCCTACACGCATACCCTTCTGCTGGTCCTGGCCGGGCTGACCATGGTCACCGGCGTACTGGGAGCAGTGGCCCAGATGGAGATGCGGCGGCTGCTTTCCTTCCACATCATCAGCCAGATCGGCTACCTGCTGCTGGGGCTGGGGCTATATACACCGCTGGCGCTGGCAGCAACGCTGGTTTTCATGGTGCACGTCATCATCACCAAGTCGGCGCTCTTTCTGGTCAGCGGAATCGTGCACCGCCTGCAGGGGACTTATCATCTCAAGCAACTCGGCGGGCTGTACCAGTCCCATCTTGGCGTGGCACTGTTGTTCCTGTTGCCAGCCCTGTCGCTGGCCGGCCTGCCACCGCTTTCCGGCTTCTGGGCCAAGTTCGCCCTGGTACGCGCCGGGCTGGAAGCCGGCCAGTACGCCATCACCGCTGTCGGCCTGGGTGTGAGTATCCTGACCCTGTTCTCCATGACCAAAATCTGGACGGAAGCGTTCTGGAAGCCGCGCACGGTGCAGGAGCCGATCCACGTCCTGCAGGGGCGGGAACGGCTGCTTTACTTCCTGCCCGCGTTAACCCTGGTGGGCCTGACCGTGCTGCTGGGCATGCTGGCGGAGCCGATCTTCACGCTGGCGACCGCCGCCGCGCAGCAACTGATCGACCCGTCCGCTTACATCCAGACAGTACTGGGAGGCGCCCTGTGA
- a CDS encoding Na+/H+ antiporter subunit C, with the protein MEILLAVVIGGLYAAGFYMVMRRSMVKVIIGLVLLGHAANLLIFTVGGLNRGAPALVPAEGAAPVATDPVPQALILTAIVIGFGIQAFALVLFKRVYQAVGSVDLDKIRTPDT; encoded by the coding sequence ATGGAGATTTTGCTGGCAGTAGTCATCGGCGGGCTGTACGCAGCCGGGTTCTACATGGTCATGCGGCGCAGTATGGTCAAAGTGATCATCGGTCTGGTGCTGCTGGGCCACGCTGCCAACCTCCTGATCTTCACGGTCGGCGGCCTCAACCGCGGCGCGCCGGCGCTGGTGCCCGCAGAGGGTGCCGCCCCCGTTGCCACCGATCCCGTCCCCCAGGCCCTGATCCTGACCGCGATCGTGATCGGGTTCGGCATCCAGGCGTTCGCACTGGTGCTGTTCAAGCGGGTTTACCAGGCGGTAGGCAGCGTCGATCTGGACAAAATCCGGACCCCGGATACCTAG